In a single window of the Streptomyces sp. NBC_00353 genome:
- a CDS encoding MFS transporter — MSPQSSTGKSPYRAAFAALAGTSIEWYDFYAFATAAAIVFNDVFFPPDMSPYLRTLSAFATFAIGFLLRPLGGIVFGHIGDRVGRKKTLVITLVMMGVASFAIGLLPTYAQVGALAPILLIVLRLVQGIAIGGEWGGAVLIAVENAPRGKAAFFGSFAQLGSSVGALLSTGAFSLMNLFGDDAFMSWGWRVPFLASAVLVIVGLIVRVKLEESPVMEEVRKEQEAKEEGAAELPVVEVFQKAWRTVLIGVFALATATGGYYVVTSFLLSYGTGDLHLSESMLLNGLTLAAFLELLVTPWLSWLADRVGPHKVVIAGLVGVIVLALPQFMVLGTGSVFLIWLMMLAMRLVMSALYGPIASILVEGFATHVRYTGISLSYQLCNMVFGGLAPLAAVSLAAAAGGHYWPPAVMLMVISAIGIVCTARLRRLGTPPAGERTPDPARQAVQAAS; from the coding sequence ATGTCCCCGCAGTCCAGCACCGGAAAGAGCCCGTACAGAGCCGCCTTCGCGGCGCTGGCCGGGACCTCCATCGAGTGGTACGACTTCTACGCGTTCGCCACCGCAGCGGCGATCGTCTTCAACGACGTGTTCTTCCCGCCGGACATGTCGCCGTACCTCAGGACCCTGTCCGCCTTCGCGACCTTCGCCATCGGCTTCCTGCTGCGCCCGCTCGGCGGCATCGTCTTCGGACACATCGGTGACCGCGTCGGACGCAAGAAGACCCTGGTCATCACGCTGGTGATGATGGGCGTCGCGTCCTTCGCCATCGGCCTGCTGCCCACGTACGCCCAGGTCGGCGCGCTCGCCCCGATCCTGCTGATCGTGCTGCGCCTGGTCCAGGGCATCGCGATCGGCGGGGAGTGGGGCGGCGCGGTACTCATCGCCGTGGAGAACGCCCCGCGCGGCAAGGCCGCCTTCTTCGGCTCGTTCGCCCAACTCGGCTCCTCGGTCGGCGCGTTGTTGTCGACCGGCGCCTTCAGCCTGATGAACCTCTTCGGCGACGACGCGTTCATGAGCTGGGGCTGGCGCGTGCCCTTCCTGGCCTCCGCCGTGCTGGTGATCGTGGGGCTCATCGTCCGGGTCAAGCTGGAGGAGTCCCCAGTCATGGAGGAGGTGCGCAAGGAACAGGAGGCGAAGGAGGAAGGGGCGGCCGAGCTGCCTGTCGTGGAGGTCTTCCAGAAGGCCTGGCGAACGGTCCTCATCGGCGTCTTCGCGCTGGCCACCGCGACCGGCGGGTACTACGTCGTCACCAGCTTCCTGCTCTCCTACGGCACCGGGGACCTCCACCTGTCGGAGTCCATGCTGCTCAACGGCCTCACCCTGGCAGCCTTCCTGGAACTCCTCGTCACCCCCTGGCTGTCCTGGCTCGCCGACCGGGTCGGACCGCACAAGGTCGTGATCGCCGGCCTCGTGGGCGTCATCGTCCTCGCCCTGCCGCAGTTCATGGTGCTGGGCACCGGCAGCGTCTTCCTCATCTGGCTGATGATGCTGGCCATGCGCCTGGTGATGTCCGCGCTGTACGGACCCATCGCGTCGATCCTCGTCGAGGGCTTCGCCACGCACGTCCGCTACACCGGCATCTCCCTCTCCTACCAGCTCTGCAACATGGTCTTCGGCGGCCTGGCACCGCTCGCCGCGGTCTCCCTCGCGGCGGCCGCCGGCGGCCACTACTGGCCGCCGGCCGTCATGCTGATGGTGATCTCGGCGATCGGCATCGTCTGCACGGCACGCCTGCGCCGGCTCGGCACACCGCCGGCCGGCGAGCGGACGCCGGACCCGGCCCGGCAGGCGGTACAGGCCGCCTCGTAA
- a CDS encoding amidohydrolase: MHHPLDDADRTLLVTGAAVAAPGTSVRAEALAVRGGRVVHVGTAEDARAALGGRPDEALDLDGGLVHPGFVDAHCHPVMYGQALAWVDCRPERVPDIETLVTVLTDAARELPAGVPVRGFGYEHRRLAEQRHPTCHDLDRVATDREVYVMNASGHGGVVNSHTLRTCGVTAGTPDPEGGSIGRFTSGEPDGQLWDAACDLLTGPGGVKIGNHGPNFHLSEPDAIMADHLQRAQEVFLAAGVTTVGDAQASRREMETYLRARADGSLRMRVSAYLTSALLDTALDLGVVNGFGDDLFRVQGVKFYADGTLGGWTAYFPDGYAADCCHHGQLYHSAEEYAELVTRAHRAGLQTATHAQSPYAIGMVLDAVEKAQADRERPDMRHRIEHAGLPTDEQIARMGRLGVIPVMQPQHHLRTGDGTLTAVGDLGHRYNPAGACLTAGVPVAISSDAPVAPPAPLEAVSAAATRRTVLGTVLGDASLRMPVADGLRAHTESAARALHREHAVGALAPGMLADFVVLESDPLTADPAGLASIGVRETWIGGTRAWSAPGR; this comes from the coding sequence ATGCACCACCCCCTCGACGACGCCGACCGCACGCTCCTGGTGACCGGCGCGGCCGTCGCCGCACCCGGCACCTCCGTACGCGCCGAGGCGCTGGCCGTCCGTGGCGGCCGGGTCGTCCACGTCGGCACCGCCGAAGACGCCCGCGCCGCGCTCGGCGGCCGGCCCGACGAGGCCCTCGACCTCGACGGCGGCCTCGTCCACCCCGGATTCGTCGACGCCCACTGCCACCCGGTGATGTACGGGCAGGCGCTCGCCTGGGTCGACTGCCGGCCCGAACGCGTACCCGACATCGAGACGCTCGTCACCGTTCTCACCGACGCCGCCCGCGAACTGCCCGCCGGAGTCCCGGTGCGCGGCTTCGGCTACGAGCACCGCAGGCTCGCCGAGCAACGCCACCCCACCTGCCACGACCTCGACCGCGTCGCCACCGACCGCGAGGTGTACGTGATGAACGCCTCCGGTCACGGCGGTGTCGTCAACTCCCACACCCTGCGCACCTGCGGCGTCACCGCAGGCACCCCCGACCCCGAGGGCGGCAGCATCGGCCGCTTCACCTCCGGCGAGCCCGACGGCCAACTCTGGGACGCCGCCTGCGACCTGCTCACCGGCCCCGGCGGAGTGAAGATCGGCAACCACGGTCCGAACTTCCACCTCTCCGAGCCGGACGCCATCATGGCTGACCACCTCCAGCGCGCCCAGGAGGTCTTCCTCGCCGCCGGAGTCACCACCGTCGGCGACGCCCAGGCGTCCCGCCGCGAGATGGAGACGTATCTGCGCGCCCGCGCCGACGGCTCCCTGCGCATGCGGGTCTCCGCGTACCTCACCTCCGCGCTCCTCGACACCGCGCTCGACCTGGGCGTGGTGAACGGCTTCGGTGACGACCTGTTCCGCGTCCAGGGCGTCAAGTTCTACGCCGACGGGACGCTCGGCGGCTGGACCGCGTACTTCCCCGACGGCTACGCCGCCGACTGCTGCCACCACGGGCAGCTGTACCACTCGGCGGAGGAGTACGCCGAGCTCGTCACCCGCGCCCACCGCGCCGGGCTCCAGACCGCCACGCACGCCCAGTCCCCGTACGCCATCGGTATGGTCCTCGACGCCGTCGAGAAGGCACAGGCCGACCGGGAGCGCCCCGACATGCGCCACCGGATCGAGCACGCGGGCCTGCCCACCGACGAACAGATCGCCCGCATGGGGCGGCTGGGCGTCATCCCGGTGATGCAGCCCCAGCACCACCTGCGCACCGGCGACGGCACACTGACCGCCGTCGGTGACCTCGGCCACCGCTACAACCCGGCAGGCGCCTGCCTCACCGCGGGCGTCCCCGTCGCCATCAGCTCGGACGCCCCCGTCGCCCCGCCCGCCCCGCTGGAGGCCGTCTCCGCCGCCGCGACCCGGCGCACCGTCCTCGGCACCGTCCTCGGCGACGCCTCGCTGCGGATGCCCGTGGCGGACGGTCTGCGCGCGCACACCGAGTCGGCCGCCCGCGCCCTGCACCGCGAACACGCCGTGGGCGCGCTGGCCCCGGGCATGCTCGCCGACTTCGTCGTCCTGGAAAGCGACCCGCTCACCGCGGACCCGGCCGGACTCGCCTCCATCGGCGTACGCGAGACCTGGATCGGCGGCACCCGCGCCTGGTCCGCCCCCGGCCGCTGA
- a CDS encoding Lrp/AsnC family transcriptional regulator: MDLDHTDLAVVRELQTDGRLTYETLAQRVGLSRPATRARVQRLLAGGGVRVVAVVHPAVRELTASAHLSIGVSGPAEPVARAIAAMPQAPFVTLTAGSRAVMAELRTKGLAELDRAVESIRSLKGVDVVDPLISLEHLKDPYLLAGRPEVPELDETDRLILDELERDGRLPFAELAERVGLSPGAARARTLRLLDGGVAKVLALVRPELLGLGLLCGFAVRLDGERDAVARRMAAWDRVSFLSACMGRAELVGTISAESLTAVRDTLEDMRACAGVRAVESWIHLELIKERYDLTNHTP, from the coding sequence GTGGATCTGGACCACACCGATCTGGCCGTCGTCCGCGAACTGCAGACGGACGGCCGCCTGACGTACGAGACGCTGGCGCAGCGCGTCGGCCTCTCCCGGCCCGCCACCCGCGCCCGGGTGCAGCGGCTGCTCGCGGGCGGCGGCGTGCGGGTGGTGGCCGTCGTGCATCCCGCCGTACGGGAGCTGACCGCATCGGCCCACCTGTCGATCGGCGTGAGCGGCCCGGCCGAGCCGGTGGCCCGTGCGATCGCCGCCATGCCACAGGCGCCGTTCGTCACGCTCACCGCGGGCAGCCGCGCAGTCATGGCGGAGCTGCGCACCAAGGGACTGGCCGAGCTGGACCGGGCCGTGGAGTCCATCCGCTCCCTGAAGGGTGTGGACGTGGTGGATCCACTGATCTCCCTGGAGCACCTCAAGGACCCGTATCTGCTGGCGGGCCGGCCCGAGGTGCCGGAGCTGGACGAGACGGACCGGCTGATCCTGGACGAGCTGGAACGCGACGGGCGGCTGCCCTTCGCGGAACTCGCCGAGCGCGTGGGCCTCTCCCCCGGCGCCGCCCGCGCCCGCACGCTGCGCCTCCTCGACGGCGGTGTCGCCAAGGTGCTCGCACTGGTGCGGCCGGAGCTGCTGGGGCTGGGTCTTCTGTGCGGTTTCGCCGTACGGCTGGACGGCGAGCGGGATGCGGTTGCGCGACGCATGGCTGCCTGGGACCGGGTCTCGTTCCTCTCCGCCTGCATGGGGCGCGCGGAGCTCGTCGGAACGATCAGCGCGGAGTCCCTCACGGCGGTGCGCGACACGCTGGAGGACATGCGGGCCTGTGCGGGTGTGCGCGCAGTGGAGAGCTGGATCCATCTGGAACTGATCAAGGAGCGCTACGACCTGACCAACCACACGCCCTGA
- a CDS encoding C-terminal binding protein, with amino-acid sequence MSRPLVVFTDPEELDVGPGARLLADAGFDTRVVGSRDPDAIAAVARDAVALIVGYAPVDAGLLDRLPGVGMLATMSAGYDMIDTAQARRRGLWVSNLPHAATEDVAVHALAGALSLVRALPQADATVRGGGWNTEFAEVPRRAGELTLGLLGFGRIARALARIAAPVFGRVAAYDPHADEAGWPDGVERLSLDELVAASDVLSLHTPLTPQTRGMVDAVLLARMRPGAFLVNVARGELVDTVALLAALDGGRLGAAALDVFPVEPPPLDDPLRSHPRIQLSPHSAYLSDASQRAYVCAPAENVIAWHRTGRPLTPVVDPTLEGAPS; translated from the coding sequence ATGAGCCGGCCCCTGGTGGTGTTCACGGACCCCGAGGAACTCGACGTCGGTCCGGGCGCACGGCTGCTGGCCGACGCGGGATTCGACACGCGCGTCGTCGGCAGTCGCGACCCGGACGCGATCGCCGCCGTCGCGCGTGACGCCGTCGCGCTGATCGTCGGCTACGCGCCCGTGGATGCCGGGCTGCTCGACCGCCTCCCCGGTGTGGGGATGCTTGCCACCATGTCCGCCGGGTACGACATGATCGACACGGCGCAGGCGCGTCGACGCGGACTGTGGGTGAGCAACCTTCCGCATGCCGCGACCGAGGACGTCGCCGTGCATGCGCTCGCCGGCGCGCTCAGTCTGGTGCGCGCGCTGCCCCAGGCCGACGCCACCGTGCGCGGCGGCGGATGGAACACCGAGTTCGCCGAAGTCCCGCGCAGGGCCGGTGAGCTGACGCTCGGACTGCTGGGCTTCGGGCGCATCGCGAGGGCTCTGGCCCGGATCGCGGCCCCCGTCTTCGGCCGCGTCGCCGCGTACGACCCGCACGCCGACGAGGCAGGGTGGCCCGACGGTGTCGAGCGGCTGAGTCTGGACGAGCTGGTCGCCGCCTCCGACGTGCTCTCCCTGCACACACCGCTGACTCCGCAGACCCGCGGCATGGTCGACGCGGTGCTGCTCGCCCGGATGCGACCGGGCGCCTTCCTCGTGAACGTCGCCCGCGGCGAACTCGTCGACACCGTGGCCCTGCTGGCCGCCCTGGACGGCGGTCGGCTCGGGGCGGCGGCACTGGACGTGTTCCCGGTGGAACCCCCACCGCTCGACGACCCGTTGCGCAGTCACCCGCGCATCCAGCTGTCGCCGCACAGCGCCTATCTCTCCGACGCATCGCAGCGGGCCTACGTGTGCGCACCCGCCGAGAACGTCATCGCCTGGCACCGCACCGGACGACCCCTCACCCCGGTGGTCGACCCGACCCTCGAAGGAGCCCCCTCATGA
- a CDS encoding class II aldolase/adducin family protein, whose amino-acid sequence MTDVQTADATVDEETRLRCELAAVYRLVAHFRMTDLIFTHISLRLPGPDHHFLINPYGLLFEEITASNLVKIDLAGNPVEPTPYPVNPAGFVIHSAIHAAREDAHCVLHTHTRAGCAVAAQSDGLLPLNQMSMEFYNRVGYHDYEGVALNLDEQKRLVDDIGSHPALILRNHGLLTVGESAAQAFLRMYYLEKACEIQVTAQAGGGPLTVPSPETCEYTARQLASEADADFQDDGAYELAWAAMLRLLDRVAPDYRD is encoded by the coding sequence ATGACCGATGTGCAGACCGCCGACGCGACTGTCGACGAGGAGACGCGGCTGCGGTGCGAACTCGCCGCCGTATACCGGCTCGTGGCGCACTTCCGGATGACCGACCTGATCTTCACGCACATATCGCTGCGGCTTCCGGGACCTGATCACCACTTCCTCATCAACCCCTACGGCCTCCTCTTCGAGGAGATCACCGCCTCCAACCTGGTCAAGATCGATCTGGCGGGCAACCCGGTCGAGCCCACCCCGTATCCGGTCAACCCCGCGGGCTTCGTCATCCACAGCGCGATCCACGCCGCGCGCGAGGACGCCCACTGCGTGCTGCACACCCACACCAGGGCCGGCTGCGCCGTCGCGGCGCAGAGCGACGGACTGCTGCCGCTGAATCAGATGTCGATGGAGTTCTACAACCGCGTCGGCTACCACGACTACGAGGGGGTCGCCCTCAACCTCGACGAGCAGAAGCGCCTGGTCGACGACATCGGCAGCCACCCGGCGCTGATCCTGCGCAACCACGGTCTGCTGACGGTCGGCGAGAGCGCGGCCCAGGCCTTCCTGCGCATGTACTACCTGGAGAAGGCCTGCGAGATCCAGGTCACCGCGCAGGCGGGCGGCGGACCGCTGACCGTCCCCTCCCCCGAGACCTGCGAGTACACCGCCCGTCAGCTCGCGAGCGAGGCGGACGCGGACTTCCAGGACGACGGGGCCTACGAGTTGGCGTGGGCGGCCATGCTGCGCCTGCTGGACCGGGTGGCCCCGGACTACCGGGACTGA
- a CDS encoding triphosphoribosyl-dephospho-CoA synthase → MGREEERLARTAVDALLAEVELTPEPGLPDARNADISALRWSARSLAPGLAAMAAAARRTGEPTRTLREELGAIGRCTERSMTVANGGTPLHHGAVWPLGLLVASAALVRGTDVKDITAVARQLATFPDRRAPRRPTTGSAVATRYGAAGARGEARAGFPHVRRATAALGRARGAGLREPQARLDTLLTVMSTLQDTGLLYTGGPHGLREVQNGARAVLDAGGTGTEAGWRALRDFDRHLRGRNLSPRGSAQLLAAALFVDFLT, encoded by the coding sequence ATGGGTCGCGAGGAGGAGAGACTTGCGCGGACGGCGGTGGACGCACTGCTCGCAGAGGTCGAACTGACCCCTGAGCCCGGCCTCCCGGACGCCCGCAATGCGGACATCAGCGCCCTCCGCTGGTCGGCCCGCTCGCTGGCGCCCGGCCTCGCGGCGATGGCCGCCGCCGCCCGCCGCACCGGTGAGCCCACCCGTACGCTGCGCGAGGAACTCGGCGCGATCGGCCGGTGCACGGAACGGTCCATGACCGTGGCGAACGGCGGCACCCCCCTTCACCATGGGGCCGTCTGGCCGCTCGGCCTGCTCGTCGCCTCCGCCGCCCTGGTCCGCGGAACGGACGTGAAGGACATCACCGCTGTGGCCCGGCAGCTCGCCACGTTCCCCGACCGCCGCGCGCCGCGCCGCCCGACGACCGGATCGGCGGTCGCCACCCGCTACGGCGCGGCGGGCGCGCGGGGCGAAGCCCGAGCCGGCTTTCCGCACGTCCGCAGGGCAACGGCTGCCCTCGGCAGGGCCCGCGGTGCCGGGCTGCGCGAACCGCAGGCGCGGCTCGACACGCTGCTCACCGTGATGAGCACCCTTCAGGACACCGGACTCCTCTACACCGGGGGCCCGCACGGCCTGCGCGAGGTGCAGAACGGTGCCCGTGCCGTCCTCGACGCGGGCGGTACGGGCACCGAGGCAGGGTGGCGGGCCCTGCGGGACTTCGACCGGCACCTGCGTGGCCGGAACCTGAGCCCCCGGGGTAGCGCCCAGCTCCTGGCGGCCGCCCTCTTCGTCGACTTCCTCACGTGA
- the argS gene encoding arginine--tRNA ligase, translated as MASVNSLASTLQQQLADALTAALPDAGTADPLLRRSDRADFQANGILALAKKLKGNPRELASQVTSAMPAGDLIKEIEVSGPGFLNITLSDKAIIETLAARAADDEGRLGVPYGQNAGTTVVDYAQPNVAKEMHVGHLRSAVIGAAMVEVLEFTGETVVRRHHIGDWGTQFGMLIQYLIEHPQELDHRGGEEQDGEAAMSSLNRLYKASRALFDSDEEFKARSRDRVVALQAGDEETVALWQRFVDESKIYFYSVFNKLDMEIRDPDIVGESGYNDMLEETCRILEETGVAVRSEGALCVFFDDVKGPDGNPVPLIVKKTNGGYGYAATDLSAIRDRVQNLKASTLLYVVDARQSLHFKMVFETARRAGWLNEDVKAHQLAFGTVLGKDGKPFKTREGETVRLVDLLDEAIERATAVVREKAEKVGLTEQEIVENGEYVGIGAVKYADLSTSAVRDYKFDLDQMVSLNGDTSVYLQYAYARIKSILRKAGEIRPVAHPELELAPAERALGLHLDQFGENLAEVASTYEPHKLAAYLYQLASHYTTFYDQCHVLSDDNPAEVVENRLFLCDLTARTLHRGMALLGIRTPERL; from the coding sequence ATGGCCTCGGTCAATTCCCTCGCTTCCACGCTCCAGCAGCAGCTGGCGGACGCCCTGACGGCAGCTCTGCCGGATGCCGGCACCGCGGACCCGCTGCTGCGCCGAAGCGACCGGGCCGACTTCCAGGCCAACGGGATCCTGGCCCTCGCCAAGAAGCTGAAGGGCAATCCGCGCGAGCTCGCGTCCCAGGTCACGTCCGCGATGCCGGCCGGCGACCTGATCAAGGAGATCGAGGTCTCCGGCCCCGGCTTCCTGAACATCACGCTCAGCGACAAGGCGATCATCGAGACCCTGGCCGCGCGCGCCGCGGACGACGAGGGCCGGCTCGGTGTGCCGTACGGGCAGAACGCGGGCACGACGGTCGTCGACTACGCGCAGCCGAACGTGGCCAAGGAAATGCACGTCGGCCACCTCCGGTCCGCGGTGATCGGTGCCGCCATGGTGGAGGTCCTGGAGTTCACCGGCGAGACCGTGGTCCGGCGCCACCACATCGGCGACTGGGGCACCCAGTTCGGCATGCTCATCCAGTACCTGATCGAGCACCCGCAGGAGCTCGACCACCGGGGCGGCGAGGAGCAGGACGGCGAGGCCGCCATGTCCTCGCTGAACCGGCTCTACAAGGCGTCGCGGGCACTCTTCGACTCCGACGAGGAGTTCAAGGCCCGCTCCCGGGACCGGGTCGTCGCGCTCCAGGCCGGCGACGAGGAGACGGTCGCGCTCTGGCAGCGGTTCGTCGACGAGTCGAAGATCTACTTCTACTCGGTCTTCAACAAGCTCGACATGGAGATCCGCGACCCCGACATCGTCGGCGAGTCCGGTTACAACGACATGCTCGAGGAGACCTGCCGGATCCTGGAGGAGACGGGCGTCGCCGTCCGCTCCGAGGGCGCGCTCTGCGTGTTCTTCGACGACGTGAAGGGCCCGGACGGCAACCCGGTCCCGCTGATCGTCAAGAAGACGAACGGCGGGTACGGCTACGCGGCGACCGACCTCTCCGCGATCCGCGACCGGGTCCAGAACCTCAAGGCGAGCACCCTGCTGTACGTCGTGGACGCCCGGCAGTCGCTCCACTTCAAGATGGTCTTCGAGACGGCCCGCCGGGCAGGCTGGCTGAACGAGGACGTGAAGGCGCACCAGCTGGCGTTCGGCACGGTGCTCGGCAAGGACGGCAAGCCGTTCAAGACCCGTGAGGGCGAGACGGTCCGGCTGGTCGACCTGCTGGACGAGGCGATCGAGCGGGCGACGGCCGTCGTGCGCGAGAAGGCCGAGAAGGTCGGCCTGACCGAGCAGGAGATCGTCGAGAACGGCGAGTACGTCGGTATCGGCGCGGTGAAGTACGCCGACCTCTCCACGTCCGCCGTGCGGGACTACAAGTTCGACCTGGACCAGATGGTGTCGCTGAACGGCGACACGTCCGTGTACCTCCAGTACGCGTACGCCCGTATCAAGTCCATCCTGCGCAAGGCGGGCGAGATCCGGCCGGTCGCGCACCCGGAGCTGGAGCTGGCCCCGGCCGAGCGGGCGCTGGGCCTGCACCTGGACCAGTTCGGCGAAAACCTCGCCGAGGTGGCGTCCACGTACGAGCCGCACAAGCTGGCCGCGTACCTCTACCAGCTGGCCTCGCACTACACGACGTTCTACGACCAGTGCCACGTGCTGAGCGACGACAACCCCGCCGAGGTGGTCGAGAACCGGCTCTTCCTCTGCGACCTGACCGCCCGCACCCTGCACCGGGGCATGGCGCTGCTCGGCATCCGCACCCCCGAGCGTCTCTGA
- the lysS gene encoding lysine--tRNA ligase — MPTVAQSQSSTEADWVSRFADEVIAESERRAPGKPVVVASGLSPSGPIHLGNLREVMTPHLVADEIRRRGHQVRHLISWDDYDRYRKVPAGVPGVDESWAEHIGKPLTSVPAPAGSAYPNWAEHFKAAMTAALDELGVEYDGISQTEQYTAGAYREQILHAMRHRADIDAVLDRYRTKKDPAAAGKGKKPQQQKKVDDAELEAEAGSGAASEDDGSGGSAGYFPYKPYCGNCEKDLTTVTSYDDETTELNYTCVACGFAETVRLSEFNRGKLVWKVDWPMRWAYEGVIFEPSGVDHSSPGSSFVVGGQIVREVFDGVQPIGPMYAFVGISGMAKMSSSKGGVPTPADALKIMEAPLLRWLYARRRPNQSFKIAFDQEIQRLYDEWDSLARKVAEGSVLPADAAAYARAIGTAAGELPRTPRPLPYRTLASVVDITAGHDEQTLRILSDLDPENPLTSLDEARPRLDRAENWITSQVPAEARTVVRDEPDKELLGSLDEQGRRSLQLLLEGLESHWSLDGLTTLVYGVPKILAGLEPDAKPTPELKTAQRSFFALLYRLLVSRDTGPRLPTLLLTVGAERVRKLLGA, encoded by the coding sequence GTGCCGACCGTGGCTCAGAGTCAGAGCAGCACCGAGGCCGACTGGGTCTCCCGCTTCGCGGACGAGGTCATCGCCGAATCGGAGCGTCGTGCGCCTGGCAAACCGGTCGTCGTCGCGTCCGGTCTTTCGCCGTCGGGCCCGATCCACCTGGGCAACCTCCGCGAGGTCATGACCCCGCACCTGGTCGCGGACGAGATCCGCCGCCGGGGGCACCAGGTCCGGCACCTCATCTCGTGGGACGACTACGACCGCTACCGGAAGGTCCCGGCAGGCGTCCCCGGTGTCGACGAGTCGTGGGCCGAACACATCGGCAAGCCGCTGACGTCCGTGCCCGCCCCGGCCGGGTCCGCGTACCCCAACTGGGCGGAGCACTTCAAGGCCGCCATGACGGCTGCGCTGGACGAACTGGGTGTCGAGTACGACGGCATCAGCCAGACGGAGCAGTACACGGCGGGGGCCTACCGCGAGCAGATCCTGCACGCGATGAGGCACCGCGCCGACATCGACGCCGTCCTCGACCGGTACCGCACGAAGAAGGACCCGGCGGCCGCGGGCAAGGGCAAGAAGCCGCAGCAGCAGAAGAAGGTCGACGACGCCGAGCTCGAGGCCGAGGCGGGCTCCGGCGCGGCGAGCGAGGACGACGGCAGCGGTGGCTCCGCGGGCTACTTCCCGTACAAGCCCTACTGCGGCAACTGCGAGAAGGACCTCACGACCGTCACGTCGTACGACGACGAGACGACCGAGCTGAACTACACGTGCGTCGCCTGCGGCTTCGCCGAGACCGTCCGGCTCAGCGAGTTCAACCGCGGCAAGCTGGTCTGGAAGGTCGACTGGCCGATGCGCTGGGCGTACGAAGGCGTGATCTTCGAGCCCAGCGGTGTGGACCACTCGTCGCCCGGCTCGTCGTTCGTCGTCGGCGGCCAGATCGTCCGCGAGGTCTTCGACGGTGTGCAGCCGATCGGCCCGATGTACGCCTTCGTCGGCATCTCCGGCATGGCGAAGATGTCCTCCAGCAAGGGCGGCGTGCCGACCCCGGCCGACGCGCTGAAGATCATGGAGGCGCCGCTGCTGCGCTGGCTGTACGCGCGCCGCAGGCCCAACCAGTCCTTCAAGATCGCCTTCGACCAGGAGATCCAGCGGCTGTACGACGAGTGGGACTCGCTGGCCCGCAAGGTCGCCGAGGGCTCCGTGCTGCCCGCCGACGCCGCTGCGTACGCCCGGGCCATCGGCACGGCCGCCGGTGAACTGCCGCGTACGCCGCGCCCGCTGCCGTACCGCACGCTCGCGTCCGTCGTCGACATCACGGCCGGGCACGACGAGCAGACGTTGCGCATCCTGAGCGACCTGGACCCGGAGAACCCGCTGACCTCGCTCGACGAGGCGCGGCCGCGGCTCGACCGCGCGGAGAACTGGATCACCAGCCAGGTTCCGGCCGAGGCCCGCACCGTCGTCCGCGACGAGCCGGACAAGGAGCTGCTCGGCTCGCTGGACGAGCAGGGTCGCCGGTCGCTGCAGCTGCTCCTGGAGGGGCTGGAGTCGCACTGGTCGCTGGACGGGCTGACGACGCTCGTCTACGGCGTACCGAAGATCCTGGCGGGGCTGGAGCCGGACGCCAAGCCGACGCCCGAGCTGAAGACAGCGCAGCGGTCGTTCTTCGCGCTGCTGTACCGGCTGCTCGTCAGCCGGGACACCGGGC